A genomic region of Candidatus Pseudomonas phytovorans contains the following coding sequences:
- the purE gene encoding 5-(carboxyamino)imidazole ribonucleotide mutase: MSALVGVIMGSKSDWSTLSHTADMLEKLGIPYEVKVVSAHRTPDLLFQYAEEAEGRGIEVIIAGAGGAAHLPGMCAAKTHLPVLGVPVQSSMLSGVDSLLSIVQMPAGVPVATLAIGRAGAINAALLSASILGAKYPQYHAALKQFRTEQTDTVLDNPDPRQA, encoded by the coding sequence ATGAGTGCACTGGTTGGCGTGATCATGGGCTCCAAGTCCGATTGGTCCACCCTTAGCCACACCGCCGATATGCTGGAAAAACTCGGCATTCCCTACGAAGTGAAGGTGGTTTCCGCCCACCGCACCCCGGATCTGCTGTTCCAGTATGCCGAGGAGGCCGAAGGCCGCGGCATCGAGGTGATCATCGCCGGTGCCGGTGGCGCAGCCCACCTGCCAGGCATGTGCGCCGCCAAGACCCACTTGCCGGTGCTGGGTGTGCCGGTGCAGTCGTCGATGCTGTCGGGCGTCGATTCGCTGCTGTCGATCGTGCAGATGCCAGCCGGTGTGCCGGTTGCCACCCTGGCCATCGGCCGTGCTGGCGCCATCAACGCTGCACTGCTGTCGGCGAGCATCCTGGGCGCCAAGTACCCGCAGTACCACGCGGCACTGAAGCAGTTCCGCACCGAACAGACCGACACCGTGCTGGACAACCCAGACCCGCGCCAGGCTTGA
- a CDS encoding 5-(carboxyamino)imidazole ribonucleotide synthase, which translates to MKIGVIGGGQLGRMLALAGTPLGMNFAFLDPAPDACAAPLGEHLRADYGDQDHLRQLADEVDLVTFEFESVPAETVAFLSQFVPVYPSAEALRIARDRLFEKSMFRDLVIPTPAFADILSQADLDAAVASIGLPAVLKTRTLGYDGKGQKVLRTPEDVVDTFAELGSVPCLLEGFVPFTGEVSLVAVRARDGETRFYPLVHNTHESGILRLSVASQGHPLQGLAEDYVGRVLQKLDYVGVMAFEFFEVDGGLKANEIAPRVHNSGHWTTEGAECSQFENHLRAVAGLPLGSTAKVGESAMLNFIGEVPAVDKVVAIGDCHLHHYGKAFKVGRKVGHATLRCHDMATLERKIAEVEALISN; encoded by the coding sequence ATGAAGATCGGTGTAATCGGTGGCGGCCAACTGGGCCGCATGCTGGCCTTGGCGGGTACCCCGCTGGGCATGAACTTCGCCTTCCTCGACCCGGCGCCAGACGCCTGCGCTGCGCCCTTGGGCGAGCATCTGCGTGCCGATTACGGCGACCAGGACCACCTGCGCCAACTGGCCGACGAGGTCGACCTGGTCACCTTCGAGTTTGAAAGCGTTCCGGCCGAGACCGTGGCCTTCCTCTCGCAGTTCGTGCCGGTTTACCCCAGCGCCGAAGCGCTGCGCATCGCCCGCGACCGCCTGTTCGAAAAGAGCATGTTCCGCGACCTGGTTATCCCTACCCCGGCCTTCGCCGACATCCTTTCCCAGGCAGACCTGGACGCTGCAGTGGCCAGCATCGGCCTGCCGGCCGTGCTGAAAACCCGCACCCTGGGCTACGACGGCAAGGGCCAGAAGGTACTGCGCACGCCAGAAGACGTGGTAGACACCTTCGCCGAGTTGGGCAGCGTGCCATGCCTGCTGGAAGGCTTCGTGCCATTCACTGGCGAAGTGTCGCTGGTGGCCGTGCGTGCCCGTGATGGCGAAACCCGCTTCTACCCGCTGGTGCACAACACCCACGAAAGCGGCATCCTGCGCCTGTCGGTCGCCAGCCAAGGGCACCCGCTGCAGGGCCTGGCCGAAGACTACGTTGGCCGCGTGCTGCAGAAACTGGATTATGTTGGCGTGATGGCCTTCGAGTTCTTCGAAGTCGACGGTGGCCTGAAAGCCAACGAAATCGCCCCGCGCGTGCACAACTCCGGGCATTGGACTACCGAAGGCGCCGAGTGCAGCCAGTTCGAGAACCACCTGCGCGCCGTCGCCGGCCTGCCGCTGGGCTCGACCGCCAAGGTGGGCGAGAGCGCCATGCTCAACTTCATCGGTGAAGTGCCGGCCGTGGACAAGGTTGTCGCCATTGGTGACTGCCACCTGCACCACTACGGCAAGGCTTTCAAGGTCGGCCGCAAGGTTGGCCACGCCACCTTGCGCTGCCATGACATGGCCACCCTTGAGCGCAAGATTGCCGAAGTAGAGGCTCTGATCAGCAA